The genomic stretch GCAGCCACTTTTGATAGGTTTTTTCGGTACTCTAGATCAGTTGATATTTCTGGGATCTGAGTTTTGGAGTTTTTATAGATTGCGGTCTGGTATTCTACTTTAAGTCCTAACCTTTCTTATGGTCCACTTTGTTATGACAAGCATGACACAAAGCCTCAAGATTATTCTTATCTAATCTTTTGGACCAGTCCACTTTAACCTCTACAATATGATGGACCACATCAGCCAAGGTTATCTTATCCTCACGTATACATTGCTGGCATAGGCCAAGGTCTCTTCGCATTACTGAATCTCTTACCTTCTTCCATAATGTAGAATCATAAAATGATTTGCTTCGTTGGTCACGCTTGTATTGGTCGTATCGTTTAGCTCGTTGCATGTCCTTTTGTTCT from Arthrobacter citreus encodes the following:
- a CDS encoding HNH endonuclease, coding for MPYKPYRPCNKHGCPNLTSNSYCDKHLYIKEQKDMQRAKRYDQYKRDQRSKSFYDSTLWKKVRDSVMRRDLGLCQQCIREDKITLADVVHHIVEVKVDWSKRLDKNNLEALCHACHNKVDHKKG